From Magnolia sinica isolate HGM2019 chromosome 13, MsV1, whole genome shotgun sequence, one genomic window encodes:
- the LOC131223461 gene encoding probable LRR receptor-like serine/threonine-protein kinase At1g53440 — protein MCNKSCTDCTFLVKYVEFINFFETFMCNFVRWTDLRDLDLRTSLFALRQIRAATGNFHISNKLGEGGFGSVYKGLLSDSTSIAVKQLSSKSKQGSPVFVTEIGMISTLQHPNLVKLYGCCIEGDQLLLVYEYIANNSLAYALFGELICFCTNMCMQYGCNRK, from the exons ATGTGCAATAAATCATGCACAGACTGCACTTTTCTAGTAAAATATGTGGAATTTATCAACTTTTTTGAGACATTCATGTGTAACTTTGTCCGGTGGACAGATCTCAGAGATTTAGATCTACGAACCAGTTTGTTTGCCTTAAGACAGATTAGAGCTGCCACAGGCAACTTTCACATTTCAAACAAGCTTGGGGAAGGTGGTTTTGGTTCTGTTTACAAG GGTCTATTATCAGACAGTACTTCAATTGCAGTGAAACAACTTTCATCCAAATCAAAGCAAGGAAGCCCCGTATTTGTGACTGAAATAGGCATGATATCTACTTTGCAACACccaaatcttgtaaaactttatGGATGTTGTATCGAGGGAGATCAACTATTGCTAGTTTATGAGTACATTGCAAATAATAGCCTTGCTTATGCTCTGTTTGGTGAGCTCATTTGTTTTTGTACCAATATGTGTATGCAGTACGGATGCAACAGGAAgtaa